TCCAATATTAAATAAATCAGGAAACATAATTACCCGATACTAAATAAATAAGAAGACATAAAACATACGGACCGTTAGATTAAAAACAAAATCAATGTTCAAGATTATTTGGTATTTATAGCAAATGTGATAAGGAGAACTAAACTAAAACCACTATGATTATCAAATAAACACTCAATACTAAATAGATAAGGAGACATTATCTAATACTAAATAAATTAGAAGATATAATTACCCAATACTAAATAAATAAGAAGACATAAAATATACAGTTTGTTAGATTAAAAACAAAATCAATGGTTAAGATTATTTGATATTTGTTGTAAATATGATAGGGAGAACTAAACTAAAACTACTTTGATTGTGAAACAAACATTCACTACTAACTAGATTAGAAAACATAATCTAATACTAAATACTCTGGAAAACATAATTAcctaataataaataaataaataagcagacataatttaatataaaatatggGAGGAGCATAATTATTAACAATTATATATAAcaaaataaagatattacttttcCAAACATTGGACGACAAAAAGGCGAAGATAACAAAACtatcaatttttttattaaaaaactAATTATTAAAACGAGGGATAATAAGAAATTTAGAAAAAACACATTTTATCAAcattataattagaaaatatacattaaaaaattaaaattgtaGAAAATATAGGTACACAATAAACAAATAATTTACTAATCATACAATGGACCACTAGCAAAGATGGAAAATATTATTATAGCAAACTACACTAactttatttaaaaataaaactttCAAATTTATGgtaatttatttgataaaattaaTACGTAAATCCCGAGTATAGCACAGACCTTAAGCTAGTACTAATATCAATATCAATAATTAAATTAAACAAATGGAGTAGAGAAGACTCGAACCCGAATCTCTTCTTGAAACCGAGTTCTGATATCATGTTAAGTAATTATCCGCTCTAAAATATTAAGGTGATAAAAGAAGTCCGAACATGATCTTATACACTTTAATACTATCTCTCAATCGTACGATATGTTTCGCTATAATACATATAACAAATATCTAAATTATATAAATGGGGGTGAGAGGATTTGAACTCGAGTACCTGTCCAAATCAAATTCTGATACCATGTAAATAATTAGTTCATCTAAAATATTATAACAATAGAAAAATAGGATCTTATATTGTTTAACCATAAAATCATACAACAATCTTTTATTAAAAGTCGATTTTCATATTCTGAAGTAATTATATGTATAGGGTCCCTAGCTAGGTAGATTGGATGTGTGCTGCAGCCAAACCTACCTCATGTACATGTATATTTCCAATAGAGGGAGTAATGGTGTGAGGTCATTGTCCTTGTTTCAACTCTTAGTCTTATTCTCATTATACTATATTCCAATCTTAATGGACTACTAGGCAACTGCTCTACTTTACATGCCTTCTTCTTCATGCTTGAGTTTTAAACAATCTGTCATGAATGCAGTGCTACCACATTCTTCATATTGGAGGCATGGGCAATAACACATTACATAGTAATAACGGCATCATGTAAATAATTAAGCATTACCCCAACAAAACTTAATCCGTTAATTAGCAGCAGGCGGGAAATGCAAATCCCTGTGATTATGGAGTTCCTGATTGTTGTCAAATTTGCAATTAAAGTGAAGATGACAACTATAACAGAAAAAATGTCAAGCAATTCGCGCATGTGGTAAATACGCAATATATCTTCACAAGATAGGATCATTTCACAGAAATAGCAAAACCGCATAGCAACTTGAAAAAATTACCAAATGTCTTTCATTCCAGTCTTGGAAAATTTGGCAATGCAAATGATTAGAATCCGTTGAAATCTTTGCCACTTCAAGTTCGCAAGTAAAATCGTTCGTTTACAATATATATAACAATATCATATTCAGCCAATAATGGGTATTGCTACGTATTTCAAATTTGTTTCCAATATTTGTGTTAAATGACGTTGTTGAAcatttatcatatttttatttatgaTTGCATACGAATGCACGTAAAGTTCCATCTTATAATCAGAAAAATTATCAGGTATTTTCCCTTCACATCAGCATTTTAGAACAGTTTTGAAAATCATATTATGGACCGTAACATTTCTCGCCAAGTgtatatgaaaaatatatttcTAACATATTTCCCTATTATTTATGTGTAACCGGATTTACGGGTGACTTTCCTATTATAAAATGGAACTCGTGTGTATAAATATATTATCAGTTTATCACAAATTAAAACGTGTACGGTGAACTAATCAAAGATATATAATATTATTAAGATATGTTTATTCGATCATAAATATAATTAAGGATCATAAACTACAACAAATAACATATACTTATTATGTATTTACATTTTGTTGAGAATGTCTCAGAGTTAAGCTCACGATCCTTATTATCAACATATACTTATTTacattttaaattattaaaatttaatggagtCAAGAGTGTATTGAATCTATTGCAAATTGGCAATTTTATTTTCGAGGCGTATATACAATCAAAGCAATGGTCTTTATATGGATCATGAACATATAACTTGGGTGTCACCCTTTGCATATAGGTGGGTCACAAAAGTGGATTGCAGACAATTTTATGGTACACAACAAAACGACCTTGACACGTGTATGACAAGAGCTAGGTgtggatgatataagcatgaagtATGATATGTGATGACCCACATTATCATTCATTTCTCATAGATTTATACTTATATTAATCAACTGCTAATTGTTTACATTAACCCCAAATTTATATATACCATTAGTTAGTTCCCTCCGACAGTAACAGACCCCGTTACTTGTCAAGTATCCAACGTTCTCTTAACAACAACCAGCCGCCTTGGAGCAACACCATCAAACACTTTCAAGATCTTAAACTCAATTTATCTCTTTTAAAAGGAACCAGTGGATCACCGTCAATCATCTTTCAAACGTTTGATTTGTCTTTCAAATCTATAATAAATTATCAAAAACATAAGTACTAGAAAGTCAAACGTGAATCATGTATCGGTCTGACCTATAAGATCATGTTACAGAATATGTTCTCTGTATTAATCTGAACTCCCAAACCATGTCACGGGGATCAGAGGAAGACCCTCCAATATTTATTGCCCATCTCTATCTGTACATAAACAAGTAGGATATGTTTGTGTGCTGCATGATCACCAAAAAACACTTGTATCACACGCAgtctctttctctttcttttcctAACACTATAAATATCGCCAACTTACTTCCATACCTTCCATTACACCACTTCCTAACATCACTAGCTTActtaaatatattttgttttatcaATATATTGCTCATTTCATCAACCAAATATCTCCTCCTTTCTCTTTTTGgttcttcttcttcatcatcattgCTCATTTTCATGGGGGACAACAATGTCAACCTCCCACCTGGTTTTCGATTTTGTCCAACCGATGAGGAGCTTCTTGTTCATTTCCTCCAACGCAAAGCTTCTCTTTTACCTTACCATCCAGATATCATCCCTGATCTTGATCTCTATCCCTATGATCCTTGGGACTTAGAAGGTACTCTAATCTCCATATTTCTTCTGTTTTTTTCTCGAATCGATCAAAAAACTTCGTCGAATTCATAGCATACACTTAAAAGAATATCATGCAGTGATCAATATTTATGTGTGATATATTACATGCAGGTAAAGCATTATCAGAAGGTAACAAGTGGTATTTCTATAGCCGGAGGACTCAAAACAGAATAACAAGCAATGGTTACTGGATTCCACTGGGAGGGGATGAAACTATTTACAGTAGCAGCACTAGCAAAAAAGTTGGTACCAAGAAATATTATGCGTTTTATATTGGGGAATCTTCTCAAGGTGTCAAGACCAACTGGATCATGCAAGAATATAAGCTTTCGGACTCTGGCTCCAGCAGTAGATCATCATCATCTAAACGAAAACAATCGAAAACAGTACGCGTAACGAGATTTTATGTAAAGAGTAGGTAATTATATATATCTTTGATCGGCGCCTGATTCTTATATATTGCATTTTTTTGCAGGATCATACGAAATGGGTGGTATGTAGAGTTTACGAGCATGATTATGACGAAGATGAAGATGGTGGCACTGAGCTTTCGTGCTTGGACGAAGTCTTTCTGTCATTAGACGATGATTTCGATGAAATTAGCTTGCCAAATTAGATCCCAAATACTGTAATTTTTTAGGATCTAAAACGGGGTTACTATAAAAGTATTGTATACCTCATCTCCTAAAGTGTA
This sequence is a window from Apium graveolens cultivar Ventura chromosome 9, ASM990537v1, whole genome shotgun sequence. Protein-coding genes within it:
- the LOC141684582 gene encoding NAC domain-containing protein 104, with product MGDNNVNLPPGFRFCPTDEELLVHFLQRKASLLPYHPDIIPDLDLYPYDPWDLEGKALSEGNKWYFYSRRTQNRITSNGYWIPLGGDETIYSSSTSKKVGTKKYYAFYIGESSQGVKTNWIMQEYKLSDSGSSSRSSSSKRKQSKTDHTKWVVCRVYEHDYDEDEDGGTELSCLDEVFLSLDDDFDEISLPN